A stretch of DNA from Spirosoma endbachense:
GCTTGACGAAAGCGATCTTGCCTTCTCCTGCCGGGAAACGGATCTCGGTGTCCGGTACCTCGCTCCCAATCAGGTACCCAAGGCCTTCAAAGTAGTAGCCGTTTTTGAGAATGGTATATGTCAATCCGGACGCTTTCAGGTAGGCTTCCGTAGCCAGGTCGCTTTCCGTGACCTCCGGCATCACAAAATTGGTGCTGCGCTGGATGCTGGTGTAAAACAGGTGCTTCACCCCAGCTTGCTGAGCGGCGTCGATAACGTTGCGGTGTTGACGCACCCGGTCGGTAAAGGCCACGGCCGAAACCAGCAGCACCTTCTCGACGCCCCGAAAGGCTTGCATCAGCGCAGGATAGTCACCGTAGTCCGCTTGCCGGACGTCTACGCCCCGCTTCACCAGGTCGGTAGCTTTGCTGAGGTCGCGCACCAGGGCGGCGATTTTTGTGGCCGGGGTGGTCTTGAGCAAAACGTCGATGGTTTGGTGGCCTAACCCACCGGTGGCACCCGTTACTAGGATCATGGTAAAAAGAACTAAATATCCGTGTATATTTACTTGCGATTTGCAAGTTCAAAGGTATGTCAAAATACTTGCAAAAAGCAAGTAAAGCATAAATCGTTTTTTATGAAAGCGCTAAAACAGCGGTCTACTTGCCCTGTCAGCACCTCGCTCGACGTGTTGGGGGACAAATGGAGCCTGCTCATTCTGCGGGACATGGTGTTTGCGGGGAAGTCTACTTACGGGGAATTTTTGCAGTCAGCGGAAAAAATAGCGACCAACGTTCTGGCCGACCGCCTGGCGGTTCTGGAGTCGCAAGGCCTCTTAACCAAGACTGTGGCCTCGGATAAGAGATCAAAGTTCACCTACCGCCTGACCGAAAAAGGTGTTGATACCGTCCCAATTCTTATGGCGCTCATTCAGTGGGGAACCAAGCATTGCCCCACCATTGTCGACCCTGGTTTGGTGGAAGAACTTGAAGCTGGTGAAGACGCGGCGGTTGAGAAGTACCAAAGGCTGGCCCGCCAAAAGTCCCTGGTCTAACCTGGAGGCATGGATGCCCAGGCCTGGAAAGCGGTGCGATTCCAAGCCAGCTCTCCTACGCTTTCTTGGTATGGCCAGCGTAGCGCTTATTCAGTCCTCCACTATATATGATTGTTGCCAGCAGGGATGATAGTTCTCCTATCTACGGGCTGGATTATGTTAGGCTTGAATTTATGCGTCCAGGAAAGGCAAATTTGAAAGTTGATGCCTTCGTAGACAGTAATCCTTATTTAGGTGGTTCCGAAAAAAGTAAGCTGACTAGTGGTAGCTATGTCGATAAACCATTGGCTTAGGTAGGTCAGCGATAGGGATTCAGGTTGAGATCTATTGCGTTTTTCTCACAAATCGCTCCAAGCTGAGACGAAGGAACTTTCAAGTATTTGCTTCAAAAACTGGGCTTTAAGATGAGATAACCTCTCTTTCATTCTTTTCTTCAAAAAACGAAAGTTGACGTGGCAGGATTCACCTAAAAGCGCCTCTCTAGGACTCTCGAAATTTAGTTAACTAGCCAATCGGGTACTTTTTTTACTTAAACTGATCGGTAGCAAACTTGATAAAATTGCTCCAATCATAGGCCGTTAAGTTATGCTCCCCTTCCCGATTATGATAGCCTACGGATGAAGTCATAATGGGTTGGTTAATTCCAGGCGGGTTGGCTGGGAGATTGGCCTTAATACCGTATAACTCATAGACCTTACTAGCGAGTTTTACCGATAAATAGGTTCCTGTTGGGTCGGCCCACAAATCTTTTGACGCGTTGGTTGCGTATAGGGGTCTTGGGGCTATTGCGGCAAGCAGCATATGCTGATCCAGCGGCAAGGCCGCTTCGTTATCATTGTATTTCTTGTAGTTTTTTGCAAACCAGTGCGGAAAAACCGTATTGATTCGACGAATCGTTTCACCAAATCGCCGGTGCGATAAGGCTGCTCCTGTATTCCCTGAACAATTCGTGAAGCACATGGCAAACCGCTGATCTTCGGCAGCCGCCCATAACGACGCTTTCCCACCCCGGGAATGCCCCACAACCATTACCTTTTTGGCATCGATCGCTTTGTCTTTTTCAAAATAATCCAGTACCCGGCTCGCTCCCCAAGCCCAGGCACCAATGGCTTTCATGCCATCGTTGGCGGTCAATTGCTCCGGATAAAGTTGTAACACACCATTGACGTACTTAGTCGTATCATCGGGAGCCAGATCACTTACGTGAAAAGCCGCCACCGCGTAGCCGCTGTCGATAACCATTTCAGCCGGCCAGAAATCACTTTTTTGCGCGCGGGTAGGGTCCATGTTGTCTTTGCCCCGGTTGTTAATCAGCAAAAACACCGGAACAGGACTTTTCTTTTGATTCGGTACAAACAGCACTAGATTGATCGTCAACGGCTTATTGTTTTTGACTACCTCAATCGCCACCTCTTTCAAGGTTGCTTTACCGCCCATAGCCTGGGCATTCTCATTTTTTACCGTGTACGTCAGCCGATCATAGGATTTGGGCGTTTGGCCGTAGACGTTCTCTTCGAAGAGCCTGATGATTTCAGGGCGTCTTACTTTTTCCCAAGTCTTCTTATTCTGAACGGGTTGATTCGTAGTTGTTTTCAGTATATCCGGTAAGGTATAAGCCGGAACTTTTGCTTCGTCGTAATTGGCCTGAAACCCATTTTGCGCCTGTGCCTTGATGAGTATGGCGAAAAACAAGAAGGCAAAACTTCTGAACTGCTTCATGACGGTAGAGTAAGGAAAATTATTATTAGCCTGTAAATAAACTTGTAAAGACGGGTCAGTTTAGGATTTTATAATCTAATAGAACGTGGATTTTCATAAATCCACGTTCTATTAACAAGC
This window harbors:
- a CDS encoding winged helix-turn-helix transcriptional regulator — encoded protein: MKALKQRSTCPVSTSLDVLGDKWSLLILRDMVFAGKSTYGEFLQSAEKIATNVLADRLAVLESQGLLTKTVASDKRSKFTYRLTEKGVDTVPILMALIQWGTKHCPTIVDPGLVEELEAGEDAAVEKYQRLARQKSLV
- a CDS encoding alpha/beta hydrolase family protein — encoded protein: MKQFRSFAFLFFAILIKAQAQNGFQANYDEAKVPAYTLPDILKTTTNQPVQNKKTWEKVRRPEIIRLFEENVYGQTPKSYDRLTYTVKNENAQAMGGKATLKEVAIEVVKNNKPLTINLVLFVPNQKKSPVPVFLLINNRGKDNMDPTRAQKSDFWPAEMVIDSGYAVAAFHVSDLAPDDTTKYVNGVLQLYPEQLTANDGMKAIGAWAWGASRVLDYFEKDKAIDAKKVMVVGHSRGGKASLWAAAEDQRFAMCFTNCSGNTGAALSHRRFGETIRRINTVFPHWFAKNYKKYNDNEAALPLDQHMLLAAIAPRPLYATNASKDLWADPTGTYLSVKLASKVYELYGIKANLPANPPGINQPIMTSSVGYHNREGEHNLTAYDWSNFIKFATDQFK
- a CDS encoding SDR family oxidoreductase — translated: MILVTGATGGLGHQTIDVLLKTTPATKIAALVRDLSKATDLVKRGVDVRQADYGDYPALMQAFRGVEKVLLVSAVAFTDRVRQHRNVIDAAQQAGVKHLFYTSIQRSTNFVMPEVTESDLATEAYLKASGLTYTILKNGYYFEGLGYLIGSEVPDTEIRFPAGEGKIAFVKRTELAAATAALLTSEGHDDQEYTLSGSEAYSFADIAREFSALAGRPISYQSIELSSYIAQQVAAGFPDFVANFLAQWGAAAQHGMLAGTLDTVERLLGRQPTSLREYLKTTYFPNT